The following proteins are encoded in a genomic region of Helicobacter macacae MIT 99-5501:
- a CDS encoding type II toxin-antitoxin system RelE family toxin, which produces MNNKISIDKKNTKFLQKLAKSAPKEYVKILNFLYGILSKSDNPCTLPNAKYLQGFDDNRYRWRVGEYRIIGIVKNGNFKIIEIIKIDKRGDTTYKGL; this is translated from the coding sequence ATGAATAACAAAATAAGCATCGACAAGAAAAACACCAAATTTCTACAAAAACTTGCAAAATCCGCACCAAAAGAGTATGTAAAAATACTTAATTTTTTGTATGGCATACTATCAAAAAGTGATAATCCTTGCACCTTGCCAAATGCAAAATATCTACAAGGATTTGATGACAATCGCTATCGGTGGCGAGTGGGAGAATACCGCATAATCGGCATTGTAAAAAATGGGAATTTTAAAATTATAGAAATTATAAAGATTGATAAACGAGGAGATACTACATACAAGGGCTTATAA
- the coaD gene encoding pantetheine-phosphate adenylyltransferase yields the protein MSNKIGIYPGTFDPLTNGHLDIIKRSCEIFEKVILAVAHSASKQPLFSLEERLEMARLATKDFGNVSCLDFGGLLADLAKSHDARILIRGLRVVSDFEYELQMGYTNTSLNPELDTIYFMPTLQNAFISSSIVRNILEHNGKISHLVPASVFGYIAGKIPCA from the coding sequence ATGAGCAACAAAATAGGAATTTACCCCGGGACTTTCGACCCGCTTACAAACGGGCACTTAGACATTATCAAGCGCAGTTGCGAGATATTTGAAAAAGTGATTTTAGCAGTGGCACACTCTGCTTCTAAACAGCCACTTTTTAGCTTAGAAGAGCGACTAGAAATGGCTAGACTTGCCACAAAAGATTTTGGCAATGTATCTTGCCTAGATTTTGGCGGACTGCTAGCAGACTTAGCCAAAAGCCACGATGCGAGGATTCTTATTCGTGGTTTGCGCGTGGTAAGCGACTTTGAGTATGAGCTACAAATGGGCTATACAAACACCTCTCTAAACCCCGAGCTTGACACCATATACTTTATGCCGACACTGCAAAACGCATTTATCAGCTCCTCTATCGTGCGCAACATTTTGGAGCACAATGGCAAAATCTCACACCTTGTGCCTGCTAGCGTATTTGGATACATAGCAGGCAAAATCCCTTGCGCGTAA